The Cyprinus carpio isolate SPL01 chromosome A9, ASM1834038v1, whole genome shotgun sequence genome window below encodes:
- the sh3bp4 gene encoding SH3 domain-binding protein 4 isoform X2 — translation MAAHRIRSGNNNTVLPRCRSEGALIDISEGVPEATLTDVKVPSPSALRLDATASFGAVREVIAIKDYSPSSFTTLKFSKGDCLYVIDTSGEEWWYAHNSKEMGYIPAAYVQPINYRDSTFSDSGMIDSLSDISEGVKEMDISGEWTGSTKTTESRNDHSFVNKRMSTNPFLNGTLQGAPDQNSNHNSANALCLDNLSPPISNTSSTININGFESGLFDTDNISPGSAIGPNFRRDNPFFRSKRCYSMSELSVLQSLSDGNQGSLSFFGGLKSPKPEHFQSREDFKTAWLNHRKLTRSCHDLDSIGQNPGWGQTQPIETNIVCKLDSSGGAVQLPNTSISIYIPEGHVAPGETQQISLKALLDPPLELNNDRCTTVSPVVEVKLSNVETKTPVTLEMKVSVVVKIESRKTTEVVCVRSDFKEGPYVPIPHVYMYGDTVQVTLDNLEPCMYVSVVAQAQTVAPYNTVWEHVVKKVTLGLYGPKHIHPSFNTVVTIFGHDCAPKTLLVSDVKNHLQSTPPVVLQLWGKHQFVLTKPQDLQVGMYSNMSNFEVRANEQARTVRGFQIKLGKVARLIYMIAARDSTDISDFTLRIQVKDDKDCILAQFCVQTPTAPPKSSTRSSDQRRFLKKKEVNKIILSPLAVTTKYPVFQDRLVKNLKFAKFLKTVARQSKSLYLLEYLKGDVMALLSEEKIKLKGHLWTKEWYIGYYHGRIGLVHAKNILIMGKVKPVNFKGPDLTTTILLEQILKPCLCLTYIYASVRTILMENMASWRVFADALGYVNLPLSHFCRTEPESEPEKVASVLEKLKEDCNAAEGKERKSFQKELMKI, via the exons ATGGCTGCCCATCGCATTCGATCAGGGAACAACAACACTGTGCTCCCTCGCTGCAGATCTGAGGGTGCACTTATTGATATCAGTGAAGGAGTGCCAGAGGCCACCCTTACAGATGTTAAag tgcctTCACCTAGTGCCTTACGACTGGATGCTACTGCCTCATTTGGAGCTGTCAGGGAAGTGATTGCCATTAAGGATTACAGTCCATCCAGCTTTACCACACTCAAATTCTCAAAGGGAGACTGTCTTTATGTTATAGACACATCAGGTGAAGAGTGGTGGTATGCACACAACAGTAAAGAGATGGGATATATCCCAGCTGCTTACGTCCAGCCGATCAATTATCGAGATTCCACGTTCAGTGATAGCGGCATGATTGACAGCCTAAGTGACATTTCTGAGGGAGTGAAAGAAATGGATATCTCGGGGGAGTGGACGGGGTCCACCAAAACCACAGAATCTAGAAATGACCATTCTTTTGTTAATAAACGGATGTCAACTAACCCTTTCCTAAATGGCACGCTGCAAGGTGCCCCTGACCAAAATAGCAACCATAATTCTGCAAATGCGTTGTGTTTAGATAATCTCTCACCTCCCATCTCAAACACCAGCAGCACTATTAATATTAATGGCTTTGAAAGTGGGCTATTTGACACAGACAATATTAGCCCTGGCTCAGCGATTGGCCCAAATTTTCGCAGAGACAATCCATTTTTTAGGAGTAAGCGATGCTACAGCATGTCAGAACTGTCTGTCCTGCAGTCCCTGTCTGATGGGAATCAAGGTTCCTTGAGTTTTTTTGGTGGCTTGAAGTCACCTAAACCTGAGCATTTTCAAAGTAGAGAGGATTTCAAAACAGCATGGCTAAATCACCGTAAACTTACACGATCCTGCCACGACCTGGACTCCATTGGACAAAACCCAGGTTGGGGGCAAACCCAGCCAATAGAGACCAATATTGTGTGCAAACTGGACAGTTCTGGCGGTGCAGTGCAGCTACCAAATACCAGTATCAGTATATATATTCCTGAGGGTCACGTTGCACCGGGTGAGACTCAACAGATATCGCTGAAGGCCCTTCTGGATCCACCGTTGGAGCTTAACAACGATAGATGTACTACCGTAAGTCCAGTGGTAGAAGTAAAACTCAGTAACGTGGAAACCAAGACCCCGGTTACTTTAGAGATGAAGGTGTCTGTTGTAGTAAAGATAGAGAGCCGCAAAACCACagaggtggtgtgtgtgagaaGCGACTTCAAGGAAGGTCCGTATGTCCCGATTCCACATGTATACATGTATGGAGACACAGTTCAAGTAACTCTGGACAATTTAGAGCCTTGCATGTATGTATCTGTAGTTGCCCAAGCACAGACAGTGGCCCCATACAACACAGTCTGGGAACATGTCGTAAAAAAGGTCACTCTTGGGCTATATGGGCCAAAACACATCCACCCATCCTTCAACACAGTAGTGAccatttttggccatgactgcgCCCCAAAGACGTTGCTAGTGAGCGATGTAAAAAACCACTTACAGTCAACTCCACCTGTTGTCCTCCAGCTCTGGGGAAAACACCAGTTTGTACTAACAAAACCTCAAGACCTTCAGGTTGGCATGTATTCAAACATGTCCAATTTTGAAGTGAGAGCCAATGAACAGGCAAGAACCGTGAGGGGATTTCAGATCAAACTTGGCAAAGTTGCCCGCCTCATCTACATGATCGCAGCACGCGATTCAACTGACATTTCAGACTTTACTTTGCGTATTCAGGTCAAGGATGATAAGGACTGTATCTTGGCCCAGTTTTGCGTTCAGACCCCAACCGCACCACCAAAATCAAGCACAAGAAGCTCCGATCAAAGGCGCTTCCTCAAGAAAAAGGAAGTTAACAAAATCATACTGTCTCCTCTTGCAGTGACCACAAAGTACCCTGTGTTTCAGGACAGACTAGTCAAAAACCTAAAATTTGCTAAGTTTCTGAAAACTGTTGCAAGACAGTCCAAAAGCCTGTATTTGCTGGAGTATCTTAAAGGTGACGTAATGGCTCTTTTgagtgaggaaaaaataaaacttaaaggaCATCTATGGACCAAAGAGTGGTACATCGGATACTACCATGGAAGAATTGGGTTGGTGCATGCAAAAAACATTCTAATCATGGGAAAAGTGAAACCTGTTAATTTCAAAGGGCCTGATCTTACAACTACAATCCTTTTAGAGCAGATCCTAAAGCCTTGCTTGTGCCTGACATACATCTATGCATCAGTGCGGACAATACTGATGGAAAACATGGCGAGTTGGAGAGTGTTTGCTGACGCTTTGGGTTACGTCAATCTGCCTCTGAGCCATTTCTGTCGGACAGAGCCAGAAAGTGAGCCTGAAAAGGTGGCTTCTGTTCTTGAGAAGCTTAAGGAAGACTGCAATGCAGCTGAGGGCAAGGAGAGGAAGTCTTTCCAGAAGGAGCTCATGAAG ATCTAG
- the sh3bp4 gene encoding SH3 domain-binding protein 4 isoform X1, translating into MAAHRIRSGNNNTVLPRCRSEGALIDISEGVPEATLTDVKVPSPSALRLDATASFGAVREVIAIKDYSPSSFTTLKFSKGDCLYVIDTSGEEWWYAHNSKEMGYIPAAYVQPINYRDSTFSDSGMIDSLSDISEGVKEMDISGEWTGSTKTTESRNDHSFVNKRMSTNPFLNGTLQGAPDQNSNHNSANALCLDNLSPPISNTSSTININGFESGLFDTDNISPGSAIGPNFRRDNPFFRSKRCYSMSELSVLQSLSDGNQGSLSFFGGLKSPKPEHFQSREDFKTAWLNHRKLTRSCHDLDSIGQNPGWGQTQPIETNIVCKLDSSGGAVQLPNTSISIYIPEGHVAPGETQQISLKALLDPPLELNNDRCTTVSPVVEVKLSNVETKTPVTLEMKVSVVVKIESRKTTEVVCVRSDFKEGPYVPIPHVYMYGDTVQVTLDNLEPCMYVSVVAQAQTVAPYNTVWEHVVKKVTLGLYGPKHIHPSFNTVVTIFGHDCAPKTLLVSDVKNHLQSTPPVVLQLWGKHQFVLTKPQDLQVGMYSNMSNFEVRANEQARTVRGFQIKLGKVARLIYMIAARDSTDISDFTLRIQVKDDKDCILAQFCVQTPTAPPKSSTRSSDQRRFLKKKEVNKIILSPLAVTTKYPVFQDRLVKNLKFAKFLKTVARQSKSLYLLEYLKGDVMALLSEEKIKLKGHLWTKEWYIGYYHGRIGLVHAKNILIMGKVKPVNFKGPDLTTTILLEQILKPCLCLTYIYASVRTILMENMASWRVFADALGYVNLPLSHFCRTEPESEPEKVASVLEKLKEDCNAAEGKERKSFQKELMKALLKMDCQGLVARLVMDFVLLTTAVEVAGRWRELAERLTKVSRLQMEAYEAPHRDSRGQLDSEAMWKPAFDFLVTWAAQIGDSYRDVIQELHTGLDKMKNPITKRWRHITGSLMLVNCLDLLRSTAFSPCSQDDCAI; encoded by the exons ATGGCTGCCCATCGCATTCGATCAGGGAACAACAACACTGTGCTCCCTCGCTGCAGATCTGAGGGTGCACTTATTGATATCAGTGAAGGAGTGCCAGAGGCCACCCTTACAGATGTTAAag tgcctTCACCTAGTGCCTTACGACTGGATGCTACTGCCTCATTTGGAGCTGTCAGGGAAGTGATTGCCATTAAGGATTACAGTCCATCCAGCTTTACCACACTCAAATTCTCAAAGGGAGACTGTCTTTATGTTATAGACACATCAGGTGAAGAGTGGTGGTATGCACACAACAGTAAAGAGATGGGATATATCCCAGCTGCTTACGTCCAGCCGATCAATTATCGAGATTCCACGTTCAGTGATAGCGGCATGATTGACAGCCTAAGTGACATTTCTGAGGGAGTGAAAGAAATGGATATCTCGGGGGAGTGGACGGGGTCCACCAAAACCACAGAATCTAGAAATGACCATTCTTTTGTTAATAAACGGATGTCAACTAACCCTTTCCTAAATGGCACGCTGCAAGGTGCCCCTGACCAAAATAGCAACCATAATTCTGCAAATGCGTTGTGTTTAGATAATCTCTCACCTCCCATCTCAAACACCAGCAGCACTATTAATATTAATGGCTTTGAAAGTGGGCTATTTGACACAGACAATATTAGCCCTGGCTCAGCGATTGGCCCAAATTTTCGCAGAGACAATCCATTTTTTAGGAGTAAGCGATGCTACAGCATGTCAGAACTGTCTGTCCTGCAGTCCCTGTCTGATGGGAATCAAGGTTCCTTGAGTTTTTTTGGTGGCTTGAAGTCACCTAAACCTGAGCATTTTCAAAGTAGAGAGGATTTCAAAACAGCATGGCTAAATCACCGTAAACTTACACGATCCTGCCACGACCTGGACTCCATTGGACAAAACCCAGGTTGGGGGCAAACCCAGCCAATAGAGACCAATATTGTGTGCAAACTGGACAGTTCTGGCGGTGCAGTGCAGCTACCAAATACCAGTATCAGTATATATATTCCTGAGGGTCACGTTGCACCGGGTGAGACTCAACAGATATCGCTGAAGGCCCTTCTGGATCCACCGTTGGAGCTTAACAACGATAGATGTACTACCGTAAGTCCAGTGGTAGAAGTAAAACTCAGTAACGTGGAAACCAAGACCCCGGTTACTTTAGAGATGAAGGTGTCTGTTGTAGTAAAGATAGAGAGCCGCAAAACCACagaggtggtgtgtgtgagaaGCGACTTCAAGGAAGGTCCGTATGTCCCGATTCCACATGTATACATGTATGGAGACACAGTTCAAGTAACTCTGGACAATTTAGAGCCTTGCATGTATGTATCTGTAGTTGCCCAAGCACAGACAGTGGCCCCATACAACACAGTCTGGGAACATGTCGTAAAAAAGGTCACTCTTGGGCTATATGGGCCAAAACACATCCACCCATCCTTCAACACAGTAGTGAccatttttggccatgactgcgCCCCAAAGACGTTGCTAGTGAGCGATGTAAAAAACCACTTACAGTCAACTCCACCTGTTGTCCTCCAGCTCTGGGGAAAACACCAGTTTGTACTAACAAAACCTCAAGACCTTCAGGTTGGCATGTATTCAAACATGTCCAATTTTGAAGTGAGAGCCAATGAACAGGCAAGAACCGTGAGGGGATTTCAGATCAAACTTGGCAAAGTTGCCCGCCTCATCTACATGATCGCAGCACGCGATTCAACTGACATTTCAGACTTTACTTTGCGTATTCAGGTCAAGGATGATAAGGACTGTATCTTGGCCCAGTTTTGCGTTCAGACCCCAACCGCACCACCAAAATCAAGCACAAGAAGCTCCGATCAAAGGCGCTTCCTCAAGAAAAAGGAAGTTAACAAAATCATACTGTCTCCTCTTGCAGTGACCACAAAGTACCCTGTGTTTCAGGACAGACTAGTCAAAAACCTAAAATTTGCTAAGTTTCTGAAAACTGTTGCAAGACAGTCCAAAAGCCTGTATTTGCTGGAGTATCTTAAAGGTGACGTAATGGCTCTTTTgagtgaggaaaaaataaaacttaaaggaCATCTATGGACCAAAGAGTGGTACATCGGATACTACCATGGAAGAATTGGGTTGGTGCATGCAAAAAACATTCTAATCATGGGAAAAGTGAAACCTGTTAATTTCAAAGGGCCTGATCTTACAACTACAATCCTTTTAGAGCAGATCCTAAAGCCTTGCTTGTGCCTGACATACATCTATGCATCAGTGCGGACAATACTGATGGAAAACATGGCGAGTTGGAGAGTGTTTGCTGACGCTTTGGGTTACGTCAATCTGCCTCTGAGCCATTTCTGTCGGACAGAGCCAGAAAGTGAGCCTGAAAAGGTGGCTTCTGTTCTTGAGAAGCTTAAGGAAGACTGCAATGCAGCTGAGGGCAAGGAGAGGAAGTCTTTCCAGAAGGAGCTCATGAAG GCTCTTCTGAAGATGGACTGTCAGGGCCTGGTGGCACGGCTGGTCATGGACTTTGTGCTGTTGACTACAGCTGTGGAGGTGGCGGGTCGCTGGAGGGAGCTTGCTGAGAGACTCACTAAAGTGTCCCGGCTCCAGATGGAAGCATATGAAGCTCCACACAGAGACAGCAGGGGACAACTGGATAGTGAg gcCATGTGGAAACCTGCCTTTGACTTCCTGGTCACATGGGCAGCCCAGATCGGGGACAGTTACAGGGATGTGATTCAGGAACTTCACACTGGATTGGACAAAATGAAGAACCCCATCACCAAGCGCTGGAGGCACATCACAGGATCCCTCATGCTTGTCAACTGTCTGGATCTCTTACGGAGCACTGCTTTCAGCCCCTGCTCTCAAGATGACTGTGCCATATAA
- the LOC109065838 gene encoding ADP-ribosylation factor-like protein 4C, whose product MGNSFSNISAFQSLHIVMLGLDSAGKTTVLYRLKFNEFVNTVPTIGFNTEKIKLSNGTAKGISCHFWDVGGQEKLRPLWKSYSRCTDGIIYVVDSVDVDRLEEAKTELHKVTKFAENQGTPLLVIANKQDLPRSLSVADIEKQLALQELTPATTYHIQPACAIIGEGLHEGMDKLYEMILKRRKSLKQKKKR is encoded by the coding sequence ATGGGGAACAGTTTCTCCAACATATCTGCGTTTCAGTCCCTCCATATAGTGATGCTTGGCTTGGACTCCGCAGGGAAAACCACGGTCCTTTACAGACTGAAATTCAACGAGTTTGTCAACACTGTGCCTACAATAGGATTCAACACGGAAAAAATCAAGTTAAGTAACGGCACGGCCAAAGGAATAAGCTGTCATTTCTGGGACGTTGGTGGACAGGAGAAACTCCGGCCCTTGTGGAAATCTTACAGTAGGTGCACGGATGGCATTATTTATGTGGTGGACTCTGTAGACGTGGATCGACTAGAGGAGGCCAAGACGGAGCTGCATAAAGTGACCAAATTCGCTGAAAACCAAGGAACGCCGCTCTTAGTAATAGCTAATAAACAGGACCTGCCGAGATCTCTGTCTGTGGCGGATATAGAGAAGCAGCTGGCGCTCCAGGAGCTCACGCCTGCGACTACATACCACATTCAACCGGCCTGTGCCATCATCGGCGAGGGTCTTCACGAAGGCATGGACAAACTGTACGAAATGATACTCAAACGACGAAAAAGCCTCAAACAGAAGAAGAAGCGGTAA